One genomic region from Deltaproteobacteria bacterium encodes:
- a CDS encoding lipopolysaccharide biosynthesis protein has product MKARTLLQKMIRPEEHSLKIRGIRAAAWSFLAKGVEHAFRMAGNLVLTRLLFPEAFGIMATALAVLTVIHLFSDTGVRTSIIQNPRGDEPEFLNTAWVISLCRAVLLSIAVALLAWPVSHYYNHPELKGILLVLALHPLILGLENPAFVLFIKRFRVEKQVLVDLGAQVLGLTASIVLAYLLRSVYALVASPLLSSLSRVAASYLLQPYRPRLEWNKKAFEELFHFGKYIFFNTIVSAAVMNSDVLMIGKMLDMETLGTYSIGRNIGLMVWLFCLQVFAQSYLPAVSTVAGDPARIRNIYRKTTALALAFAVPVSILLSLFSGDIIRMLYDSRYENASIALFWISASVIFRVISLANSNTFIGTGRPVYETLSMAVGLAALCLFIPLGARFRGLAGAAGGMFCGMVVVTAAESVFMVQGIKFPLKVALYPWIQALLLSFAMVGLFRFVRPWLAGGSFFNLPFLAIMGSAGLVLSLGVYVLFQGLHPFRDKAPKQWEGELSPS; this is encoded by the coding sequence ATGAAGGCAAGGACCCTTTTACAAAAGATGATCAGGCCGGAAGAACATTCCCTGAAAATCCGGGGTATCCGGGCGGCTGCCTGGAGTTTCCTGGCAAAGGGTGTGGAGCACGCCTTCCGTATGGCCGGGAATCTCGTGCTCACGCGCCTGCTTTTTCCCGAGGCCTTCGGGATCATGGCGACGGCCTTGGCGGTCCTGACCGTGATCCACCTGTTCTCCGATACGGGAGTGCGCACCAGTATCATACAAAATCCCCGGGGGGACGAACCTGAATTCCTGAACACGGCCTGGGTCATCTCCCTTTGCCGCGCCGTGCTGCTTTCCATTGCCGTCGCCCTGCTCGCCTGGCCGGTCTCCCATTATTACAACCACCCCGAACTGAAAGGGATCCTCCTGGTCCTGGCGCTCCATCCCTTGATCCTGGGCTTAGAGAATCCTGCCTTCGTCCTTTTCATCAAGCGGTTCCGGGTCGAGAAGCAGGTGCTGGTGGATCTCGGAGCCCAGGTCCTGGGTCTAACGGCCTCCATTGTCCTGGCATATCTGCTTCGCTCCGTGTACGCCCTTGTCGCCAGTCCCCTCCTCTCCTCCCTCAGCAGGGTCGCTGCCTCCTATCTGCTCCAACCCTATAGGCCCCGCCTGGAATGGAACAAAAAGGCATTCGAGGAGCTATTTCATTTCGGGAAGTATATCTTTTTCAATACCATCGTTTCCGCTGCGGTCATGAATTCGGATGTGCTGATGATCGGTAAAATGCTGGACATGGAGACCCTGGGGACTTACAGCATAGGCCGCAATATCGGTCTGATGGTATGGTTGTTTTGTCTTCAAGTCTTCGCCCAGTCTTACCTGCCGGCAGTGAGTACCGTAGCCGGAGATCCGGCCCGGATCAGAAACATATACAGGAAGACCACAGCCTTGGCCCTGGCCTTTGCAGTTCCCGTTTCGATCCTCCTTTCCCTGTTTTCCGGAGACATCATCCGGATGCTTTACGACAGCCGATACGAGAATGCCTCCATCGCCCTTTTCTGGATCAGCGCCAGCGTGATCTTCCGCGTCATCAGCCTGGCCAACAGCAACACCTTCATCGGTACCGGACGGCCCGTCTACGAGACCCTGTCCATGGCGGTGGGACTGGCCGCCCTCTGCCTTTTTATCCCCCTGGGAGCCCGATTCCGGGGACTGGCCGGCGCGGCGGGGGGCATGTTCTGTGGGATGGTGGTCGTCACCGCGGCGGAGAGTGTCTTCATGGTCCAGGGAATCAAGTTCCCCCTCAAGGTCGCCCTCTATCCCTGGATCCAGGCTCTGCTCCTCTCTTTCGCCATGGTGGGACTCTTCAGGTTCGTGAGACCCTGGCTTGCCGGCGGGTCCTTTTTCAATCTGCCCTTCCTGGCGATCATGGGAAGTGCGGGTTTGGTCCTGTCGTTGGGTGTATACGTTCTTTTCCAGGGGCTTCATCCTTTCAGGGACAAAGCGCCGAAGCAATGGGAAGGAGAGCTCTCTCCATCATGA